The DNA segment CGACCGTCCTCGACGGCGTCGACGACACCATGTCCGTCTGCGCCGAGGAGACCTTCGGCCCGGTCGTCTCCGTCTACCGCTTCGGCTCCGACGACGAGGCCGTGGAGCGCGCCAACGCCACGCCCTATGGCCTCAACGCCTCGGTGTGGACGTCCGGTTCGAAGCGCGGCCTGGAGGTCGCCGCCCGGCTGCGCACCGGCACGGTCAACGTCAACGAGGGGTACGCCCCCGCGTACGGCAGCGCCCAGTCCCCGATGGGCGGCATGAAGGACTCCGGCCTCGGCCGCCGCCACGGCTCCGAGGGCATCCTCAAGTACACCGAGGCCCAGACCGTCGCCCGCCAGCGGCTGCTGCCCATGGCGCCCTCGCTCGGCATGGACGACGCCGCGTACGCGGCCTTCATGAGCCGCAGCCTGAAGGTGATGAAGGCGCTCCGCTTCCGCTGACCCTCCTGATCCGATCCGCCCGTTCCACCCGTTCTCGACGAGGAGAGCACGTGCCGCAGGAGAAGACTGTCCCCACCCGGACCGAAGAAGGGCGCGAAGGGCGCGACGACGGTTACGACTACGACGTGCTCGTGGTCGGCTCCGGCTTCGGCGGCTCGGTCACCGCCCTGCGCCTGACCGAGAAGGGCTACCGCGTCGGCGTCCTGGAGGCGGGCCGCCGCTTCACCCCGGCCACCCTGCCCCGCAACTCCTGGGACCTGCGCAACTACCTCTGGGCCCCGAAGCTCGGCCTGTACGGCATCCAGCGCATCCATCTGCTGGGCAACGTCATGGTGCTGGCCGGCGCGGGCGTCGGCGGCGGCTCCCTCAACTACGCCAACACCCTGTACGTACCGCCGAAGCCGTTCTTCGAGGACGCCCAGTGGCGGCACATCACCGACTGGCAGGACGAGCTGTCGCCGTACTACGACCAGGCCAAGCGGATGCTCGGGGTCCGGCTCAACCCGACGACCACCCCGTCCGACACGCACCTGAGGGCGGCGGCGCAGCGGATGGGCGTCGGCGACACCTTCCACATGGCGCCGGTCGGCGTGTTCTTCGGGGACGGCGAGGACGCCGACGGTTCGGCGAAGGCGCGGCCGGGCGAGCAGGTCGCGGACCCGTACTTCGGGGGTGCCGGGCCCGCGCGGCGGGCGTGCACCGAGTGCGGGGAGTGCATGACGGGGTGCCGGCACGGGGCGAAGAACACCCTCAACGAGAACTACCTGTACCTCGCGGAGAAGGCGGGCGCGGTGGTGCACCCGCTGACCACCGTCGTCTCCGTCACCGACGACTCACGCGGCGGCTACGCGGTCGCCACCCTCCCGACCGACCGCAAACGCACCGGCCAGGGACGGCTGTTCACCGCCCGCCGGGTCGTCCTCGCGGCCGGCACCTACGGCACCCAGACCCTGCTGCACCGGATGAAGGCCAACCACCTGCTGCCCCACCTCAGCGCCCGGCTCGGCGACCTCACCCGCACCAACTCCGAGGCCCTGGTCGGCGCCCAGACCGACGACCGGCGCTACCGCAAGGCGCACGGCGCGGAGAAGGTCGACTTCACGCGCGGGGTGGCCATCACGTCCTCCGTCCACCCGGACGCCGACACCCACATCGAGCCGGTCCGCTACGGCCGGGGCTCCAACTCGATGGGCGGCCTCACCATCCTCCAGGTGCCCTACGCCGAGGGCTCCTCCCGCGTCCTCGGCTGGCTCGCGCACGCCGTCCGGCACCCGGTGCAGCTGGTCCGCTCGGTCTCCAACCGGCGCTGGTCGGAGCGGACCATCATCGGCCTGGTGATG comes from the Streptomyces seoulensis genome and includes:
- a CDS encoding GMC family oxidoreductase N-terminal domain-containing protein; translation: MPQEKTVPTRTEEGREGRDDGYDYDVLVVGSGFGGSVTALRLTEKGYRVGVLEAGRRFTPATLPRNSWDLRNYLWAPKLGLYGIQRIHLLGNVMVLAGAGVGGGSLNYANTLYVPPKPFFEDAQWRHITDWQDELSPYYDQAKRMLGVRLNPTTTPSDTHLRAAAQRMGVGDTFHMAPVGVFFGDGEDADGSAKARPGEQVADPYFGGAGPARRACTECGECMTGCRHGAKNTLNENYLYLAEKAGAVVHPLTTVVSVTDDSRGGYAVATLPTDRKRTGQGRLFTARRVVLAAGTYGTQTLLHRMKANHLLPHLSARLGDLTRTNSEALVGAQTDDRRYRKAHGAEKVDFTRGVAITSSVHPDADTHIEPVRYGRGSNSMGGLTILQVPYAEGSSRVLGWLAHAVRHPVQLVRSVSNRRWSERTIIGLVMQSLDNSLTTYLKPGGVGKGLLTARQGHGAPNPTQIKAATEAASALAAEINGFAGSNVGELMGTPLTAHFLGGCPIGDSAETGVIDPYHRLYGHPGISVVDGAAVSANLGVNPSLTITAQAERAMSFWPNKGEEDPRPAQGAGYERLEAVAPRTPAVPADAFGALRLPLLAVPEVPRKKG